The sequence ctttagtaattcaatttctcacTCACGTTggttaaaatatatatattttttctttcttaagcTCAATCTTTTTTCATGACTTTGTTGATGTGCTTGTGAAGATTTGCCGTTTAAATTGCCCTCTTGTACTCTTTACCTCTAGCTAAGCTTCATCAAGTTTCTTAATTGTTTatcagtattttttttatgttcgTAAATTACCAATAGCCAACAAACAGgtaaattacctttttaatGCACCTCTACTCCATGTAATATACCTATACAATCCACTCACCAATGGTAAAGTTGGGAATAATATATCTCTAGTAGAGATACCTACAAATTtaactctttttcttttcctcttctctttcaaaACAGGTTGCCCAGGAGATACTCGATAGTGATCTGTGGGCGAGGGGGCTTTCGGACAAGCTTGAAAAGGTGAAAAAAGGGTCACAGCACTTGAGCATCTACAGAGTTCCAAGTAAACTTCGAAAAGTGAAGAATGATGCATACAAACCTCGCGTTGTCTCTATTGGACCTCTCCATCGAAACAATAATCCTAACCTTTTAGCTATGAAAGAACATAAATGGCGTTACATGCTCCTCATTTTCCAGCAAACAGACAACATCATAAATACTATCCAATGCTTGCAAAAGTGCACCAATGCCTTTTATGCTTCAGGGAAGTAccctttaaataaaaaagttcgTGAAAGCTATGCTGTAGATCTCACAAATATTAAGGAGCATGATCTCGCAGAAATGATGTTAGTTGACGGTTGCTTCATATTGCAACTTTTCCTAGAGAATCACCAATCCTGCGACCAAGCTAATGATCCAATATTCAGTAGTGCTTGGATGCTCCCAACACTTAGGCATGATCTGACATTACTTGAAAACCAGATCCCTTTCTTTATTCTCGAAGAATTGTATGGCATTATCCGTCCTCACATAGTGAAATATACACCGCCAGATTCGGTCGCTACCCTGGCTCTCAAGTTTTTTCAACCTATGTACCAACAGGAAATAACACGAGATACGGATACTGCAGGCTGCAAGAATTTGCTGCTTCACCTTTGCAACAACTTCTTCCCCCCAAGTTTGAGCCATATCATTGAACTGGGGGGTCCTGCAAACCCAAGCAACCAACAGACAATAAAAGAAGGTACGGACACTGAAGACTGCCAGCATTTACTTCATCTTTTGCACAACTTCTTCCGCCCAAGTTTGAGCCAAGCAGcaagcaagaaaaaaaagaataaattcaAGTATTGCGCTTCAGACCTTTATGACATTGGAGTCCAGTTTGAAATAGGGTCAACCGACGGCCAGTTGTTGAGCATAGATTTCGATGATGGAGTAATCAAAATTCCACCATTGTTCATCGACGACACAACAGATTCGCTCTTCCGGAACCTGATAGCTTTCGAGCAATGCCATCTCAAGAGTTCGCATCACATTACATCGTATGTCATCGTTATGAAGAGCCTCATACGTTCCAAAGAGGATATCAAACTACTCAAGGAAAAAGGGATCATGCATGAAAATTTTGCAGGAGGAAAATATTATGTTGATTTCGAAAGTATTTTAGACCATATTAACCTGAAGCACTTCTGCTTTGGCAAGTTGTGCGACGATGTGAATGAATATAGTAAGTCAAGTAAGTTTCATCACTGGCACAAATTCAAAGCATTTTGGACAGTGCGACTACAGAGAGATATGAAGTCCCTTTATGACAAATATTTCTCTAGTCCGTGGAGTCTCATGGCATTCTTGGCTGCGGCTGTCGTTTTCTCTCTCACTGTGACACAGACACACTACGCCATTCACCCTCGCTAGCTAATACTTGCTGGTTGATGCTTTTacaattatattattattactatatTTGTGCTTTTACAACTGTATGGAGGCAAAAGTGACCCCTTCAGAATAAGGAAATGTCTCGAGAGATTGAATCTTTTGATTTTCCATTTCCCCTTCACAACTTATTATAGTGATTTTGTTTGCTGATGTAgtaataaatatatttgagTGTATTGTTCAGCAAATTCAAGtgataattataattattagttcctgcttttcttttattttatttttgtacttTCTGAGTTTCTTATGGTAAAAgggggtttagggtttctgTTCTGTAATCTGTTGGGCCATCctataatttcaattattaacaTATAAAAACAATGATAAAGGCAATGAGCTGAACCAGTAATAGTATATATTTTGCTTAGTTTTCAAAAACATATGTTTTCAAATCCGGTTCAATGCGGGTGCGTTTTCGATCTCTTTTAGGCGATGAAGAGTTTTGGAAATAGTTGGGATCCGGATTTCAGATTGTATAATGATGTGTTTGGATGAGGGAAATAAACTTGGGATTTTGGCAAAACtcagaatttctaaattgacaTAAATCAATTCCCGTGTTtggataaaaaaaacatagaaatttagaaatttctCCTGGGAAAAAACATAgaatttgaaaatcataaGTCCCAACTTTAAATTCTGTCTAAAAGTCGTCATTTCTAAAATCTCAAGAcaaattgagtttttaaaaaagataaatttacaaataaaggTTAAATTCCGTGTTTTAAATCCATCacccaaacaagaaactttacaaattctGGAATATTAATTTCCATCCTTTTAAATTCTGTCATTTATAAAATCctttgtacttttaaatttcctcattCAAACGCACTGTGAATACTTGGTGCGCCCAAAATCACGATTGTAGGAGATATGTATGTGCAAGTCAATAATGCTTCGAATTGGCATCTTCAATTTTCCAGCGAAGCaatcccaaaaagaaaaagaaaaaaaagacatgGAATTGTTTTGACTTTGGAGGGTTGCTTCTTGGGTAAGTGGCATACGTCATAGCTTTTCGTCATAGGACGAGGCACAAAGTTTACACACTGTTTTTGCTTTACTTTAATTTGGCAAACATATTAagtcaaataaaatattcagtAAGTAGATAAAGACACCAAGTAgttctataaaataaatagtaaattGAGCTTAGatctataaaatttatttttaatcacctacaactttttttattattatttttatttaaaatactctattttttaaaataaaatccgATGATTAGGATTTATGTAAGCAAGTTACCCAATTTAGCttaaaatatgatttattctatttttcgGATTCCAAAACTATCCATATTTACAAGTTAATGTGTTATATTGTGGTGTAACTAATGACACACGTTGAATTTGGGAAGATTTTCAAATGGTTGCAATGGATAtaggaattaatttaaaaacttatttgaaattaaatattaaattcaacatTAACGTATTAGTAATCTACATGTGATTAACGtattgatttatttaataaaaaaattatgttgttttccttttatgaattatactactagtaatctattttaCTATAGTTTAATGAATAATAGTGTACAttctaattattttgaaaaatattttggtaatctatttattgtttgttttatgaaaagttttttttttttatgtcctcaaaaaaaaaaaaagcattttttttaaatgaacttATTTTTTAGCTAAATAATGTACTTATTTTTTCCTCTAATAACGTACTGAGTAAAacaatgtacctatttttttaaatgaacctatttttccTCTCCAAATAATGTTACCTATACAGATTTATACGTATattgtaaaataatttacctatgggtaaataatgtacctatattttctataaattattgtgtacctatttttaatttatgaaaaatgtacgAAAATTTCAACTACAAAGTAactaacttattttttttttaatttttttggtaaataatatacctatattttatttaaataacatatttatatatttatacgtacatatgtatatttatatttttcttaggtacattattggatatgtaatttatagatttttttttttgtttgcaatttTAAGGGGTGATATGTGAGAGGGAAtgacaaccaaaagaaatggggtGATTGACATGCTATTATTAAGGAgtattaattacaattatggcagttaatgaaatgcttgaaataaattataaataaaatatgaagtctgGTGGCAACGATGTAAAAACATAGGAATACTACGACCTCttatgacaggacccaacccaatttccgctttgaaAACCGAGCCGAATCCTgcgcgtgtccgacacctggcgaatgtcgggcatggatgacctttttaccctttcctTACTCAATTTCCTTAAAATTTTCTcccgacttctgccgaaaattcggcagagtgtcccctgtattttgaccaaacccaaaatcttccacctgtcaaacagtcTCAAATAACCTACCAACTGCCAGactaattcaataaatagttcaCAACTTCAGTTCCTTATattcaacatgatatcagagcctTTCTATACAATTTACAGAACTAAAGAGAAGTTACAACGAGATCCTACGTCTTGGTGGTGGGGCGGGAGCTAAGGTGATGGCCCGGGtggtttccttccttcttttaCAGCCTGGGGgagaaaaacaagttaaaattgtgagtggactaaAAATCATGTTCgtaaaaacatttgagaacataataacccccgtttgaaaaCATAAGGATATAATAACTATGCTCTGATCATAATCAACTTGAGATATCCAATTAAACATAGATTAACATAACTATATAAATATTCACATACTAAATAAGAATATATCAGTATAGCACATGTTTGAGTATCGAATGTACTCATAGAAATGAGTGAAACAATAACTGcattaaagttttaaaaaaggtctattaaaactgccacctaattgtacccctgataactgtcaattccctggcaggtctcgggagtcacacaggctacccgagccgcaaactggcgaaatcaggggactatgatcagcctgatccgccggcaggtcctcgatgacaccaagtcactcgagtcgctcaggcaagatacaggggaccgtagtcagcctgatccgcaatcctggcaggtctcggggacacagagtcagccgagccgcaatcctggcaggtctcgggacaccaagtctgccgagccgcaaatcctggcactcacggtccgagcgtccccgaaactcgtgaggcaagtcaagtgcactgactaactgaaatcggaccggatgtccgtcgacatcggtccaactctaggtaatcaccaaatagtAAGttggtacatggtggtctaaaataATTCTCTCTGATATAAACTAATATCCTCTGAATTCTGATAATTCTGAActaaactactatttttgGCTCAAAAACTTCAAATCTGCTGCTTGGctgattttaataaaaataaaggtattttcacaataaaattcatgctataacacttattcaagatcaaatataaaatataattataaaatctgtttaagaaagaaaagtccactcactgctggtcagagctagctggacctttcgaaggtccctcctgtgggttaGCTGGACtcctgatgcctgattatccaagaataataaattaataaactgctggataaaaagaatttaaattaaacaccctgcccccggctcctagaaaatACGTGCAATTCATCCCAAGTTACttctatgcccacattagccctTTCAGATATTTGGACCAGCTTTggaaggtccgacgctcagctaagcgataaactgttagatcggccgacccgagacccgtggggtccacgatgtccgatggccaatctgagcttccctgaaggtttctcatagagcgggaaccatgttctgcgaatttggtccgaaacggaagGTCGGATTAGCTAAAATCGTGTTACCGCTTAAaacccaaaccctagccccagggttcgcgatttcggagtattcgggacttcgattcgcaatccgtcgaatcctacgtaatcttgaaatcacgtagaccgacatatccaaaattcagcgcgatccaacgatttaacgacactgcacccacggatcgcgcgatatggaaaatccgttcggggctcaaacggactccgaatttagatccgtgaattcctacgcgctcgtgacgacacgaggacctcaaaactgtcTAGAATAATGATAcgaccctcgcccacgcgccgcctcacgcgcgggcagatcgggtgtccaaagcgattagggtgcgtcgaaaaatcttggaaccgagactccaaactcccaccctaggtaaaacaccccatttggagtcacttttgttcttggacaacccccaaaaaatggccgaaaatggccgatcacggcggccaaagtttggccgattttcaaaTCGAAAATTGAGCAACCTAGAGGTGAAATCGATCTAAACCCAGctaaccatcagttagagcacacaaaataggtggaaaaccatacctcactcgaaagatttggtggcgaaatgagggagaacgaTTGAGTGGAAGTTTGAGTGAAAACCGGCGAAAAATCGCCAGTTTTCGGCGATCTCCGGTCGTCCCGTGGGTGGCGACTGGTCGGGGAAGATCGGCAACGATGAGCTGGTCTGGTTGGCGCCAACGGCGAGGGTCGCCGTGCCCTGTGGCGGCGGCGCGACGGAACTGAAAGGGGAGGGGCGGCTGCGGGTTGCgtggggaggagagagaactgaggagagagaagggagagggagagataaaaatctgactttttcaaattaccattttgcccttcgcagtattttgatcgtaatttcttcgttagaactccaattcgggtctactccatgtctacggactcgtttcgccgtgctctacgcaacggtgcaAGCGGagttctcaaattcttttccgatcaaaaagtcaaattttcccccattaaaatatgcgagggcaaaatattcttttggctataataaagaaatctaaatttttagatattttggtttggattCTTACATCTTATATCCTACtgataatttaaatttgaaattgggttttacaCATAGATTTATAGATATGTGtaggaaatagaaaatgtaGAGATCTCTATTGGAcaaccataaaataaataggtttattttttgatgtaacaccccgactccaaattaaaccccttatttaaattatttaattatctaaaacaaattacaaatttacccttgggaTAAGGGCATTTGGGTCATATtcttaaccggagagagtttggggcagtgactagtatttttggataggacgtactgagatgagttcgtagacacgtagtaggctcgaatcggagttgtaacgagagagatatggtcaaaagaaacccagtggcacaattgtaattatttcaaaatgggatttttataaaaatcagatttctctctctctctctctctctctctctctctccctccctcccgcgagctctctctttctccccgtcagtctctctctctctctctctcctcgtaACTTCGGCTACcggccacggctgtggacggggccagtaccaaaatgaccgggGTGTTGTCCTCTTCCAACCCCAGCCGACTCCCGCCTCCAGCAGCCGTGGTTTCGCTGAAAAATGGTGAAGAAGTGGCCGGTGTCGTCCGATCTTCGCCGCAGTCAATCTCCCTCCTTCGGCCACCGATTTCGACGAgcgaggtatggtttctcacctACTTTTCATGCTGTAGCTGCCTGTTAGGTAGGATTCGATCGATTATTAGCGTAGgcaattcgattttcgaattgaaattcggccgaTTTTGGGATTCGATTCTGGCCACCTCCAGTCAGTTTTTgtggtaggtccaagaacaaaagtggctccaaatagggtgttatacctagggtaggagtttggagccgtggttttgagatttttcagctatgcgtaatcgctttggacacctaACGCTTCCCGCAGGTGTGGAAGCGcatgggcgagggtagtgaagtaGTACTGTGTCTcaatgagatccttaggttgtcacgagtgcgtaggatttcgcggatctcaattcggacgtcgtttgactatcgaacggatattgCCTATTGcacgttatccgggttcgataggttagGAAGGTTGGATGGTGtcttaaatttaatatatgttaatctaggtatttctaggatcgtgtaggatttcacggattatgaatcggagccccaGATGTTCcgaataaataatttaaagtttatgttttataataactgtcagatcgtgcgatcgtgagcaatccgaccgtccgatctagaccaaacttgcaggacgattgtcctataccttatagatcccataggaacttttggattggaatttggaggtcgtgggccccgtaggcccgtttgaccagggttagggtagtttgacccttggttgaccgtgagtctctaggagtaatctcaccttcccaggaGGATTATCGGGTGTTAGACTATTGTTGAGgtttacacaatattagaagtaaattatatatttatatatgtttgtaaagGTATAAAAGGGAGTCTAGAttgtcagtttgaagtgctatacgcactaccttaggtacCTCCCCGAATTTCGGTTACACTACAAGTACCACCCTGTGAAAGTTAGGTTTCACGTGGTGTAGCTTATCCGGCGTgcggacaggccccatacgtggcattggttgtaccggcgtatggggagatattgtgatgtgatgttgaggtctcacgtggcgtaggttatccggcattgagacaggccccatacgtggctttggttgtaccggcgtatggggagatatgtgatattgTGTTGAGATCGAGCGTGGCGTAGATTATCCGGCGTGTCAACAGACCCATATGTGAC comes from Prunus dulcis chromosome 6, ALMONDv2, whole genome shotgun sequence and encodes:
- the LOC117630532 gene encoding UPF0481 protein At3g47200-like; the protein is MGLLVRSFYIVLNLHGCPIKDNLLSLGKHIRGRRVVGESAEMTDECQVAQEILDSDLWARGLSDKLEKVKKGSQHLSIYRVPSKLRKVKNDAYKPRVVSIGPLHRNNNPNLLAMKEHKWRYMLLIFQQTDNIINTIQCLQKCTNAFYASGKYPLNKKVRESYAVDLTNIKEHDLAEMMLVDGCFILQLFLENHQSCDQANDPIFSSAWMLPTLRHDLTLLENQIPFFILEELYGIIRPHIVKYTPPDSVATLALKFFQPMYQQEITRDTDTAGCKNLLLHLCNNFFPPSLSHIIELGGPANPSNQQTIKEGTDTEDCQHLLHLLHNFFRPSLSQAASKKKKNKFKYCASDLYDIGVQFEIGSTDGQLLSIDFDDGVIKIPPLFIDDTTDSLFRNLIAFEQCHLKSSHHITSYVIVMKSLIRSKEDIKLLKEKGIMHENFAGGKYYVDFESILDHINLKHFCFGKLCDDVNEYSKSSKFHHWHKFKAFWTVRLQRDMKSLYDKYFSSPWSLMAFLAAAVVFSLTVTQTHYAIHPR